The DNA window TTAGATTTAATAGCCTACCATTTACAGGAGCCATACCCAAACTTATACCAACAATAATGAAATTAGGTTCCCTATTCTGATCAAGTTTGATAGATATCCTGTTCAATACTTATAATAAACAATACTTAATTTTAAAACAGAGTGGTAATCAATTTTGCATAAAAACCATGGCAGATTCGGCTCAGTCCATGAAACTTACAGCCaaaattgataatatttaatttaaaaccaAACATAGTGCCATAATTGTTAATCTTGGTTCACATCcaccattacaaaaaaaaacaaaaccataaATCCCATACAAACCAAACTGCTAAAAAACGGCCCTATACATCCACCACAAACATTGCCTAACCAACAGCTCTATCAACGATCACCACTGCGCTCCACTGTTACCATAATATCTAACACTGGCGGGTAATAAATCACAAAGTGCACTTTATCGCCTACTTTCAGTTCCGCTGCCCTTACATAGTCAAACCATTCTCCATACAaatatgtttcatttttttttggccTCTTCTTCATATTGCACTCATATGGGTACCCGTTGTCCACATCATTGAGGGTAATCTCTGACATTCCAGCAAGCCCACATTTCTCTACTATTTCTGCAGGAATATACTGCACTCATTGACATACAATATCAGTTACATTACATCTCTGTATAACACCAGTGTGCCAACAACTATAGACTTTGAACACTGCTTACCATAACATTTGAGCAAAACTTCTTTACATCATGAACTTCACGTGTCCAGTACGCTTCTTCGAACTCTTCCTGTACAGGACTCATTTCCCTGCAATTAAGACCACATTTACAACACAATGCAAACACAACAGCATCAATATACCTATAACGATAATATATTCCCTATCTCTTATAAATAAACTTTACCTCTCACTATCAGAAGATATCATTATGTATTCAATTCCATCTCCATCATCCCTTCAACACAATAACATACAAACTATTTATTAAACTAAGTTGTAACTCATTATTCCGGAAACACATTCAATTTTGTAGAGGTTAAATGGAATTCAAtacaagaaacaaaattaaactataagattaccctttattttcaacaatcctggCAGCCTCTACAGAAACTTTACCGGCATCGTCGACACGATTCAATCTTTGATGTTGTTTCTTCCATTCCTCCATAACATCATCATTCTCCTGTGACCCACTCAGTATCCTCTCAACTGTGAGCCGCTTCCATGGAGTTTGCAACTCCAACCTATCGGGTGAACTGGAATCAAAACAACATTGCGACCTCTAAATGGATGAATATCTTATGATAAActctgcaaacaacataaacagtaACACATGCACATACCTTCTTGGCTGCGACATTTTGTTCTTCACACTTATCACCCAACCCTGCGTTTCTTACACCAACAATGCCAAAGACAGACTCTTTGATTGCTTATGAATCCAACGTTACtttcattttaaattccagcgttATGTAACAATACCAATAATAGGATTCTTTTTTGGGCCTATTAACAAATTAGGTCTAACAATAAAAATAGGTTTTCTGCACCAAGGCTAGAATTCTAAGGCCCATTAGATAAATTAACCAACTATAAGGTCCAACAGGTATTTTTaacctatttaaaatattttaccttaTAATatgaacttatatatatatatatatatatatatatatatatatatatatatatatatatatatatatatatatatatattttccctattttattaaAGTGCCCTAAAACCCAATGCGCGAGacagacgggtacccgtgcgaacgcacgggtaagacactagtttgtTTATAATGTTAATCAATGAGCGGGCATatctcttttaattgttgttttatatttatagttgaaatatttgatttatcatTATGATTCTTACTATATAATCTTAAGGATGTTTTGTTCTCATAATATACTCAAATATATAATGacttctttttatatttaaatatgaaGGGATTATTGTATttgtttttgatattcttaaccataaaaaatagtacaaaatcGGTGATGATTAAATTTTCATGATGATTAAATCTAAAAATCATTTTTCTTTCGCAATGTAGCAGGTAGCATAAGTATGATATGTACTGTCCAGCTGGAAGTGAGGTCGGCGAAAGCAAAAGCTGGACACAAAGTGGATAAACAGAAACCCACTTCAAATGAAATCATAAACATTCATCAATGAATTTGGGTAAAGCAACaataaatatcataaattttGGATCCCACATATTACATTTAAATttctccaacaacaacaacaaaatttaatACTATATCACGTTTTATAGCAtggaaatgaaaaaaacaaataaatttccAATAGTTTTGGTAGGTTGGTgtgcattttttaaatattttaacataCCTTATacctattttaatttatattgtattattttttctttcttataaaaaatttagttttaaatAGAACTTgcacaaaataattatatatttttttcaaagtgaacttttaaattaattatactaatactgaaaatataaaTACACGTTGCTTACAGAAATTGAACAAAAAATTTCTTTACaattttataattgtatttttcaTTATACTTAAACCTATTCAACTTTGATCAgacaatgtaaaataaaaaaaaaattaaattatatataataatttaaaaaatacttttttaGATATTCGTTCGATTTTATCTGACGATTAACAATGCACGTTGTATGATTGTAGACAACCATAattcaaatcaaatataaatacatTTATTTAACCCAATTATTACATTTCAATTGAATTATCCATCCACCAAAAATAGAGTATATGATTGATTCTCTAATTAATCAAAGATTAAATAATTCAAAAGAACAAGAATTTGAGAATAAGAATCTTACATAAAAAGTAAACAATTCAATTTTATAGAAAAAGCTATTCTCCACATAGATTTAAAACCCAACACTTGCTCTGAAAAGCAGTAGATTTTTAAGTGCTCATACAGCAAATGACAACTGTACATTAAATCCACCAGCTGTAAACCGCCACGTGTCATATCTCCATTGGCCAAAATCTGCCATCATTCTTTTCAGAACCCACTCCTCTTTAAACAGCTTTCGCCAGCTATCACTCGCCACAGCAACGGCTACATTTTTTAATTACTcacacaaaaataaataataaattattttgtccATTTCTTGGGAATTTAAAATATCGACGTGGCACGTGATATGGCACACACACTTTCATTACgtggaaaaaaatgaaaaataaaaaaaaataaaaaattaaataattgaggTTGGTTATAAATACTATCACACCCTTGTTGTGAGCCCTCACACAAATTTCAGAGTAGAAGCTTCACTTCACTTCACTCACTCACTCTTCTTCTATTTCTCTCTTTGTTCTTCTTCATCTTATTTTTGTCTCTGTGTTTTTCAACATGACAAAAATGTCTTGTCTCTTAGGGATTTCTATGTGTTTTTTGTTTGTTGCGTTGGTTGCTTCTTCGAAATTTGAGGAGCTTTTTCAACCTGGTTGGGCTATGGACCATTTTGTTCATGAAGGAGATTTACTCAAACTCAAACTAGATAATTATTCCGGTAATTAatcgattaattaattaattaattaatggagAGCATTtctattttaagtgtttttcctaAAATAGAATGTTGGTTAATGTTAATGGTGTTGTTTAGGGTTAGATCTATGATTGTTAATAGGTGTTTTAATGAAAATTATTATGGTTTACATTATTGTAAAAAATGTTACTAATAGAAAAAAAATGTATGAAAATATTGCAGGTGCTGGATTTGGATCTAAAAGCAAATATATGTTTGGAAAAGTGACTGTTCAGCTTAAGCTTGTGGAAGGTGACTCTGCTGGAACTGTTACTGCTTTCTATGtaagtaaaaaaataattacattAATTATGTTCTTATTGTCTACAATTTTactctgtttttgtttgtttttgagtttattagtgttattattattttattacacCACTAATTATTGATCTATGTCTATgtgtttttttttcattattacaAACATGTGGTAGTagctttattttgttattaataaacctaataattttatggaatttatttcacACTTTATGTCCCTTTATGAATGATTGTGACTTTACCCGTacacaattaaataattcataataataattgaatgcatcTAActctaaattttgattttttttttctttgatgtAGATGTCATCAGAAGGCCCAACTCataatgaatttgattttgagTTTTTGGGTAACACCACTGGTGAACCTTACTCAGTTCAAACAAATGTTTATGTCAATGGTGTTGGTAATAGAGAACAAAGACTTAACCTATGGTTTGATCCTTCTAAGGATTTTCACACCTACTCAATCTTTTGGAACCAACGTCAAGTAGTGTAAGCAcctacataataataataataataataattatccatattaatcaattaattaattaattaatctctAATTAACATTAATCATTattctaatgttttgttttgtttatgattatgtaataggtttctagtggatgAGACACCAATTAGAGTACACACAAATTTGGAACACAAAGGAATCCCTTTCCCAAAAGACCAAGCAATGGGAGTTTACAGTTCAATATGGAATGCTGATGATTGGGCCACACAAGGTGGTCGTGTGAAAACAGATTGGTCTCATGCACCTTTTGTTGCAACTTACAAAGATTTCGAAATCAATGCTTGCGAATGTCCAACACCGGTTACATCGATCGATAATGCTAAGAAATGTAGTAGTAGTGAAGATAAGAAGTATTGGTGGGATGAACCTATGTTGAGTGAACTCACTTTGCATCAAAGTCATCAACTCATTTGGGTTAGGGCTAATCATATGGTTTATGATTATTGCGCCGATTCCGCTAGGTTTCCTGTCATCCCTGCCGAATGTGTCCGTCATCACCATTAGAAAGAAATGGAGAGTTCCTTTATTATGATCGATGTTTTGGTGCATAATGATGTTTTGAAATTGTTGACAAGAATTAGACATTATGCGGTCGAAATTTTAATTAGTTTCTAAGGGAAGGGTATGAAATGGAATGGGAAGAATTGTGTGAACATGTTCTCATGTATCTCACATGATATTgtaatatatttgtttattttgccaTGATATTTATTATGTGAATTATTTTATTCCCTAATTTGTTGTGCAAAATCCAATTTTTAATTGTTgtggtttaatttattttatttcaaagagTTGTGGATCATTTTGGAGAATGTGATTATTTTTCTTAGGGTACGGCAAGGTCACGGGTTATCTTGGTATAGAGAATTTGGATAAAGTTAGAAAATAATTGAGAGAAGGTGAAGGTGACAGTGTGGTCCCAAATATTTAAATTCCGAGGACCTAGATCTATGGGGTGAGGTTTGTTCCCATGTTATGTGGGAATAATTCTATGATTTTGGTCACAATGTCTTTTACCTAGATAAAATtcaaatgcatttttttattacCTAGATAaaattcaaatacatttttttattaataggaATTGATTTTCATAACTTGAGATTTACTTGATTGCATTTTTTATGAATAGAAATCGATTTTCATAACTTAGATTTATGTGAAGGTAATGTCTATTTTTGTTTGTAATTTTATCTAATCTATCAAGGTTTTATATTTGCACCCGTCTATTTTTGTTTGTAATTTTATCTAATATACTAAAGTTTTATATTTGCACCCTTTAATATGTCATCGTCACGTATGTTATTATGTCAATTTTAACCTTTAAGGTGTAAAGTCCGCTTGTCTATCCCACACATCCTATTTTTTTAGGAGACATATTAATACTGTAGATCCACAACTTCAATACGCTCGAATGATCtcattttttaagaaatttttacTATAGACAAATTTATACGAATACAAATATGTCTTTTTGCCACATGTATATTCGGGTCATACTAgtccaaataattttaaaaagtagTTAAAGACATTGTTAATGACATTTACTAACTTGATGTGAACTTTAAAGCTCGTTTTATATTTACACTTTTGCGTTTCAATAAGGACAAATATTGATGATTGTCATGGAGCTACCTTCAAAATTTTCCAAAAATTGTCCAACTAGAGTCACTTGATATGACATGACAACAACTCAACAATCCGTGAAACACATGCTTATATACTTCATTATGTATAATAGAAACCAATAATTGTTAATTACACACACAAATATCAAAATCCCATGTAATAATGTAAGGGTCCCAAAGTGTGGACCTAGAACTTCCCTTTTAGTTGGGTGGTTATGAGTCATTTTAAATAAGGGCTGACATAAAAAAGGTTGACACAAGTCCCTTTTTTTAGGTCAATGATTTAATTGAGGgccctatatatatatgaattgatGAGCTGTTCAAAAACTAAACAACAATATGTTTTAATTAAGTTTGTCTACAATCTTTTTTCGAAATGTCAATTTGTCAAAAATTTAATGAAGCATTTGCACCCGTTAGGGAAATGTTGCAATCACTAGCCTCTAATTTTCCAACTTTCATGGTTTGTGTTTCATCTTTGTTCCTCACATAGGTTTTTTTTAGTACGTTTGATTTCTACCTCTTTGTTTCTACTTGTATTGCTAAAATGATCAATTATATCGTAGTTGCGGTTGGCGACTCCGAGAGAATCATTACAAATTTTGAACTCTTGATTGAAgtcttattaattttttatgtttttattttatcaaaatttgAGGTAAGGTTAGTTTGTGTTTCCTAAATGAACATTCATTTCGTGATTTTTTTTCTCTCCGATTTCTCACATAAATCTTTAATAATTAAGCTCTTAAACATGACATGTATTTACAAAGAACCTTACCTTTTTTATGACAAGTTTGATAATCACATGTTTCCCTTTTATTGGAACCTGGATCAAATAGGAATTAAGGTTTGTATATGAGGACTTACTTCCTCTTGTCATTCATTGCTTTGTTGAGTACCTATAATCCATGTGTTACATGATAATTATATATTGAGGTTTGAGTATTAACCTTGAAATATGAATAAGTATTTCTGTAAGTAATTTCAAGTCGTTTTTCCACTGACATCTAAGTTGAATAGCATCTAGAAGATGAATTGGATATGGGATATCGATCACCTGTCTCTGTATCACTCTTTCATGTTCTCTTATGTGTCTTTCTCTTTCATCATTTCCATCTCTCATATCTtcactttaattttaattctaatttcCTTCTCATCACACACACAAAAACCAAACAAAACTTTTGCTGGGCAACAGAGAATCCAATCCTTGAATATGATGCTCGAGTTATCGTGTTGCGAAAATAATTTTTAAGACTTTTTTCAAAAGAGTATGTTTATTAGAATTTATGCTCAAGAGTCACGATAACCGAGTTGTAATATAAACCACAAGtactaaaatactaaaatacAATAACAAGTGTACTTgagtcaatttttttaatgaatttcaatattgataaaaataaagtttaaacATAAATAGAAGGCTAACGGGAAACAAGTTGTGCCATAACTCCTTTTTGGATGACAAAATAAACTCTCTTAAAAATTATATTCATAGACTTAGAAGATATAATATTGCTATTCAAAGCCTT is part of the Vicia villosa cultivar HV-30 ecotype Madison, WI linkage group LG2, Vvil1.0, whole genome shotgun sequence genome and encodes:
- the LOC131648073 gene encoding xyloglucan endotransglucosylase protein 6-like, with translation MTKMSCLLGISMCFLFVALVASSKFEELFQPGWAMDHFVHEGDLLKLKLDNYSGAGFGSKSKYMFGKVTVQLKLVEGDSAGTVTAFYMSSEGPTHNEFDFEFLGNTTGEPYSVQTNVYVNGVGNREQRLNLWFDPSKDFHTYSIFWNQRQVVFLVDETPIRVHTNLEHKGIPFPKDQAMGVYSSIWNADDWATQGGRVKTDWSHAPFVATYKDFEINACECPTPVTSIDNAKKCSSSEDKKYWWDEPMLSELTLHQSHQLIWVRANHMVYDYCADSARFPVIPAECVRHHH
- the LOC131648072 gene encoding uncharacterized protein LOC131648072, encoding MSQPRSSPDRLELQTPWKRLTVERILSGSQENDDVMEEWKKQHQRLNRVDDAGKVSVEAARIVENKGDDGDGIEYIMISSDSEREMSPVQEEFEEAYWTREVHDVKKFCSNVMYIPAEIVEKCGLAGMSEITLNDVDNGYPYECNMKKRPKKNETYLYGEWFDYVRAAELKVGDKVHFVIYYPPVLDIMVTVERSGDR